DNA from Anaerolineae bacterium:
GTTCAGGTTTTTTAATTAGCAGCCTTTCTTCCAGATCATATGTCTGTTTCTTCATCTCTTTCCATTCGATGTTCGATGTTGGACGTTCGATGTTCGATGTTCATCTTTTTTCAATGCCTATCCTCTAATCCTACATTATCACCATCGCATCCCCGTAGCTGTAAAACCTGTATCTTTCCTTTATAGCCTCGCTGTATGCTGCCAGAATATTTTTACGGCCTGCAAAGGCCGATACAAGCATAAGAAGGGTTGATTGAGGCAGATGAAAATTTGTAATCATAGCGTCAACAGCTTTAAACCTGTAACCCGGATATATAAACAGATTGCAATTCCCGCTTCCATAAGAAACATTTCCGTTATTATCGGATGCAAACTCCAGGCTGCGCACGCAGGTCGTGCCCACAGCCACAATCCTGCCCCCCTTTGCCTTTGCGTGGTTTATTGTTTCCGCGCTGGTTTTTGAAACATAGTATTGCTCGGAATGAATTTTGTGATCCCTTATATCAGACGCCCTTACCGGCAAAAAGGTACCGTATCCCACATGCAGAGTAATTTCAACTATGTTTACACCCATGGATTTGATTTTTTCAAGCAGCTTTTCTGAAAAATGCAGCCCTGCCGTAGGAGCCGCAACCGCCCCTTTTTGCCTGGCATAAACTGTCTGGTAGGATTTTCTGTCATTGCACGGAGAAACTCCGCCGCTTCTTTTAATATAAGGCGGAAGCGGCATATTGCCTATCCTGTAAAGAAGGCTCTCAAAATCGCCGTCATAAAAAAATCTCAGTGTATGAATTTCATCCTGAGAAGCTATCACCTCTGCCGTTAATCCCTGATCAAAAACAAATGATGTTCCGGGCTTTGGACGTTTTGAAGCCCTTATAAGGCACTCAAAAACAAATTCTTTATTTTTTTCCTTATTTTTATCAGCATAATCAAGGATAAGGGCTTCAACCTTTCCACCTGTATCCTTATGCCCGAAAAGCCGTCCTGGAATAACCTCTGTGTTGTTTACAACCAGCACGTCCGACGGCAAAAGAAAGCTGCAAATCTCATAAAACAGATGATGCGAAACCTCTCCGGTCCTGCGGTTTAAAGACAACAGCCTTGACCGGTCTCTCTTGCCTGCCGGCTCCTGGGCAATAAACTCTTCAGGAAGATCATAGTTATAATCAATAAGTGAATACATAATAATTAACCTCTAATAGGGGTCAGGGATCGGGGATCGGGGATCAGGCCTTTTTCTTGATAGACCTTCGCAAACCATTTAGCATCCTGCCAATTTCTTCTGCCTTATTTAGCATTTTATCTATTTGATTTTCATTGATATAGTTTAAGCGTCCAGCTATCTGGATATGGGTTTCAACCTCTGCAAGAGAACCACAGGCAATTGACAGATGTTGAAGAAATTCCTTGCTGTGCTGACGTTGACGGCCCTCGGCGATATTTGCCGGAATTGATACTGCCGCACGTTGTAATTGACTGGCAAGTCCATAAATCTCGTTTTTCGGGAATTCCTTCGTCATTTTATAACAGATCACCACTAAATCCATTGCTTTCTGCCAAACTTCTAAATCTCGATAGCTTTTTATCATCCCTGCCCCCCCGATCCCTGACCCCTGATCCCTGACCCCTACTATTTTTTACCCCTTTCCTAAATATATCATCCACAGCCCTGCAACCATAAGCACAAGTCCGAATTTTCGGAGGGCGCTGTCCGGCATTTCAAGAACCTTTTGCACCCAGGACTTCATCTTTTCAGGAAATGCAAAATAAGGAAGCCCTTCAATTATCATCACCATTCC
Protein-coding regions in this window:
- the queA gene encoding tRNA preQ1(34) S-adenosylmethionine ribosyltransferase-isomerase QueA; amino-acid sequence: MYSLIDYNYDLPEEFIAQEPAGKRDRSRLLSLNRRTGEVSHHLFYEICSFLLPSDVLVVNNTEVIPGRLFGHKDTGGKVEALILDYADKNKEKNKEFVFECLIRASKRPKPGTSFVFDQGLTAEVIASQDEIHTLRFFYDGDFESLLYRIGNMPLPPYIKRSGGVSPCNDRKSYQTVYARQKGAVAAPTAGLHFSEKLLEKIKSMGVNIVEITLHVGYGTFLPVRASDIRDHKIHSEQYYVSKTSAETINHAKAKGGRIVAVGTTCVRSLEFASDNNGNVSYGSGNCNLFIYPGYRFKAVDAMITNFHLPQSTLLMLVSAFAGRKNILAAYSEAIKERYRFYSYGDAMVIM
- a CDS encoding four helix bundle protein codes for the protein MIKSYRDLEVWQKAMDLVVICYKMTKEFPKNEIYGLASQLQRAAVSIPANIAEGRQRQHSKEFLQHLSIACGSLAEVETHIQIAGRLNYINENQIDKMLNKAEEIGRMLNGLRRSIKKKA
- a CDS encoding DUF2065 domain-containing protein; translation: MKFFLCVIGMVMIIEGLPYFAFPEKMKSWVQKVLEMPDSALRKFGLVLMVAGLWMIYLGKG